In the genome of Nymphaea colorata isolate Beijing-Zhang1983 chromosome 9, ASM883128v2, whole genome shotgun sequence, one region contains:
- the LOC116260064 gene encoding G2/mitotic-specific cyclin S13-7-like isoform X1 yields MAPKVMVPQQPRGNAVAAGKQKAAIADGKNRRALGDIGNVVDARCAAEGKPQLPQVSRPITRSFGAQLLAKAQAAAANKKPLPAVPPVAQEGKAVRKKVTAKVKVEEVIEKSPRAKKESKGNPETKNSSREASSKKKVTLTSVLTSRSKYACGLSGKPKESDHDIDSADAEDQLAVAEYVEDIYKFYKLAEVSIQIHDYMDSQYEINSKMRAILVDWLIEVHSRFELMPETLYLAVHIVDRYLSTRSCCRRDLQLAGMTAMLIACKYEEIWAPEVNDFVCISDRAYNREQILVMEKSILNHLEWSLTVPTAYVFLLRFLKAAASDKEMENLVFFFAEMSLVEYCMIAYCPSILAASAVYAARCTLHRTPLWTETLKRHTSYPEQQLRECASRMVHFHATAADSKLKVVFSKYSSPQLGSVALLPPATNLLLSDSRRDTAS; encoded by the exons ATGGCTCCAAAGGTTATGGTCCCTCAACAGCCTAGAG GTAACGCAGTAGCTGCCGGTAAGCAGAAGGCAGCAATAGCGGATGGGAAAAATCGCCGAGCTTTAGGTGACATCGGCAATGTGGTAGATGCCCGCTGTGCTGCGGAAGG GAAACCCCAATTACCACAAGTTTCACGCCCCATCACAAG gAGCTTTGGTGCTCAACTTCTTGCAAAAGCacaagcagcagcagcaaacaAG AAGCCTTTGCCAGCAGTACCACCAGTGGCTCAAGAGGGGAAGGCAGTCAGAAAGAAAGTAACTGCAAAAGTGAAAGTAGAGGAGGTGATAGAGAAAAGCCCTCGCGctaagaaagaaagcaaagggAACCCAGAAACTAAAAATAGTTCAAGAGAGGCTTCCTCCAAGAAAAAAGTTACCCTTACTTCTGTCCTCACAAGCAGGAGCAAA TATGCTTGTGGGCTGTCtggaaaaccaaaagaaagcgATCACGACATCGACAGCGCAGATGCCGAGGATCAGTTGGCCGTTGCTGAGTATGTGGAAgatatatacaaattttataaacttgCAGAG GTTTCAATTCAAATTCATGACTATATGGACTCACAATATGAAATAAACTCAAAGATGAGAGCGATACTGGTGGACTGGCTGATTGAAGTTCATTCGAGGTTTGAGCTAATGCCCGAAACTCTCTACCTTGCAGTGCACATTGTAGATAGATACCTTTCAACCAGAAGCTGCTGTAGAAGAGATCTGCAATTAGCCGGGATGACAGCAATGCTCATAGCCTGCAAGTACGAAGAAATTTGGGCACCTGAG GTCAATGATTTTGTATGCATATCGGACAGAGCATACAACAGAGAGCAAATCCTCGTAATGGAAAAGTCTATTCTTAACCATCTAGAGTGGAGCCTCACAGTGCCTACAGCTTACGTTTTCTTGCTCCGGTTCCTTAAGGCAGCTGCTTCAGATAAGGAG ATGGAGAATTTGGTGTTTTTCTTTGCTGAAATGAGCCTGGTTGAGTACTGCATGATAGCCTACTGCCCATCAATTCTAGCTGCTTCTGCTGTCTATGCCGCTCGCTGCACGCTCCACAGGACACCTTTATGGACAGAGACTCTCAAGAGGCACACCTCCTACCCAGAGCAGCAGCTTAG AGAGTGTGCTAGCCGCATGGTCCACTTCCATGCAACGGCTGCAGATAGCAAGCTAAAAGTTGTTTTCAGCAAGTACTCGAGTCCCCAGCTCGGCTCTGTCGCTCTCCTCCCTCCTGCGACCAACCTCCTGCTTTCAGACAGCAGGAGAGATACTGCCTCCTGA
- the LOC116260064 gene encoding G2/mitotic-specific cyclin S13-7-like isoform X2, which translates to MAPKVMVPQQPRGNAVAAGKQKAAIADGKNRRALGDIGNVVDARCAAEGKPQLPQVSRPITRSFGAQLLAKAQAAAANKPLPAVPPVAQEGKAVRKKVTAKVKVEEVIEKSPRAKKESKGNPETKNSSREASSKKKVTLTSVLTSRSKYACGLSGKPKESDHDIDSADAEDQLAVAEYVEDIYKFYKLAEVSIQIHDYMDSQYEINSKMRAILVDWLIEVHSRFELMPETLYLAVHIVDRYLSTRSCCRRDLQLAGMTAMLIACKYEEIWAPEVNDFVCISDRAYNREQILVMEKSILNHLEWSLTVPTAYVFLLRFLKAAASDKEMENLVFFFAEMSLVEYCMIAYCPSILAASAVYAARCTLHRTPLWTETLKRHTSYPEQQLRECASRMVHFHATAADSKLKVVFSKYSSPQLGSVALLPPATNLLLSDSRRDTAS; encoded by the exons ATGGCTCCAAAGGTTATGGTCCCTCAACAGCCTAGAG GTAACGCAGTAGCTGCCGGTAAGCAGAAGGCAGCAATAGCGGATGGGAAAAATCGCCGAGCTTTAGGTGACATCGGCAATGTGGTAGATGCCCGCTGTGCTGCGGAAGG GAAACCCCAATTACCACAAGTTTCACGCCCCATCACAAG gAGCTTTGGTGCTCAACTTCTTGCAAAAGCacaagcagcagcagcaaacaAG CCTTTGCCAGCAGTACCACCAGTGGCTCAAGAGGGGAAGGCAGTCAGAAAGAAAGTAACTGCAAAAGTGAAAGTAGAGGAGGTGATAGAGAAAAGCCCTCGCGctaagaaagaaagcaaagggAACCCAGAAACTAAAAATAGTTCAAGAGAGGCTTCCTCCAAGAAAAAAGTTACCCTTACTTCTGTCCTCACAAGCAGGAGCAAA TATGCTTGTGGGCTGTCtggaaaaccaaaagaaagcgATCACGACATCGACAGCGCAGATGCCGAGGATCAGTTGGCCGTTGCTGAGTATGTGGAAgatatatacaaattttataaacttgCAGAG GTTTCAATTCAAATTCATGACTATATGGACTCACAATATGAAATAAACTCAAAGATGAGAGCGATACTGGTGGACTGGCTGATTGAAGTTCATTCGAGGTTTGAGCTAATGCCCGAAACTCTCTACCTTGCAGTGCACATTGTAGATAGATACCTTTCAACCAGAAGCTGCTGTAGAAGAGATCTGCAATTAGCCGGGATGACAGCAATGCTCATAGCCTGCAAGTACGAAGAAATTTGGGCACCTGAG GTCAATGATTTTGTATGCATATCGGACAGAGCATACAACAGAGAGCAAATCCTCGTAATGGAAAAGTCTATTCTTAACCATCTAGAGTGGAGCCTCACAGTGCCTACAGCTTACGTTTTCTTGCTCCGGTTCCTTAAGGCAGCTGCTTCAGATAAGGAG ATGGAGAATTTGGTGTTTTTCTTTGCTGAAATGAGCCTGGTTGAGTACTGCATGATAGCCTACTGCCCATCAATTCTAGCTGCTTCTGCTGTCTATGCCGCTCGCTGCACGCTCCACAGGACACCTTTATGGACAGAGACTCTCAAGAGGCACACCTCCTACCCAGAGCAGCAGCTTAG AGAGTGTGCTAGCCGCATGGTCCACTTCCATGCAACGGCTGCAGATAGCAAGCTAAAAGTTGTTTTCAGCAAGTACTCGAGTCCCCAGCTCGGCTCTGTCGCTCTCCTCCCTCCTGCGACCAACCTCCTGCTTTCAGACAGCAGGAGAGATACTGCCTCCTGA